The following are encoded together in the Triticum dicoccoides isolate Atlit2015 ecotype Zavitan chromosome 6B, WEW_v2.0, whole genome shotgun sequence genome:
- the LOC119326784 gene encoding uncharacterized protein LOC119326784 has protein sequence MEPAEVAQGVDARPERSLTATDPVSKVLNDDDLLIEILLRLTPKPSFLRNASLIYKRWRRILFDPQFLGRFRKHHWKLLGFFYQQFDEAPIFTPISDQLDVIAAAWPENLFDPYSLGGVFLGCRDGIALVLNRARHEAIIWEPTTGGKNHVAFPPAVTDGFETSVVSAAVMCSARDVHQHLHNENCLSTFKLVLVCHEDFANQKKVSVCLYDSKSNTWGDIISITDTCKIANVARPSVMVGNALYWLLSGANILEFDFERQTLVVIEKPTAYAHVTGSSVDMSFQILRGEDNCPGLAVLSKLKLSIELWGRKSNGDGIVSWVLQKCVQLDELFSRPARRKNVILLAGYDEDTNAIFLSSDSHDFILQLESVQFRYIGRRECTNFRMYYPYTNFYIAADGKREEGAATDTMEPVEIPQGVDARPGCSLTPTDPVSKVLSDDDLLIEILLRLTPKPSSLRNASLIYKQWRRILFDPQFLGRFRKHHWKLLGFFYQQFNEAPIFTPISDQLGLIAVALPENLSGPYSLGGVFLGCRDGITLVLDRARHKAIICEPTTGGKNHVTFPTAVSHGFDTSVVSAAVMCSARDVHQHLHNENCLNTFKLVLVCQEDFANQTKVSVCLYDSKSNTWGDIISIMDTCKIANVARPSVMVGNALYWLLSGANILEFDCGRKTLVVIEKPTTYAHVTGSSVDMSFQIL, from the exons ATGGAACCTGCGGAGGTTGCCCAAGG GGTTGATGCCAGGCCCGAGCGTTCTTTGACAGCAACTGACCCTGTGTCCAAGGTGCTCAATGATGATGACCTCCTAAtcgagatcctcctccgcctcaCTCCGAAGCCATCCTTCCTCCGCAACGCCTCCCTCATCTACAAGCGATGGCGCCGCATCCTCTTCGACCCTCAATTCCTCGGGCGCTTCCGCAAGCACCATTGGAAGCTCCTCGGCTTCTTCTACCAACAATTTGATGAAGCCCCCATCTTCACTCCAATTTCGGACCAGTTGGACGTCATTGCAGCAGCGTGGCCGGAGAACCTGTTTGATCCTTATTCTCTAGGCGGCGTCTTCCTTGGCTGCCGTGATGGcatcgccctcgtcctcaaccgcgCGCGCCATGAGGCCATCATTTGGGAACCCACCACCGGGGGCAAAAACCACGTGGCTTTTCCACCAGCGGTCACTGATGGCTTCGAAACCTCTGTTGTGAGCGCAGCGGTAATGTGCTCTGCCCGTGATGTTCATCAGCACTTGCACAACGAGAACTGCTTGAGCACATTCAAACTGGTACTGGTGTGCCATGAAGATTTCGCTAACCAAAAAAAGGTATCTGTTTGCCTCTACGACTCCAAGTCTAATACATGGGGAGATATTATATCCATAACGGATACATGCAAGATTGCTAATGTGGCAAGGCCCAGCGTCATGGTTGGGAATGCACTTTACTGGTTGCTCTCTGGAGCAAACATCCTTGAGTTTGATTTTGAAAGGCAGACCCTTGTTGTGATTGAGAAGCCGACAGCATATGCCCATGTTACTGGTTCTAGCGTCGACATGTCCTTTCAGATCTTACGAGGAGAAGATAATTGCCCTGGCCTTGCGGTTCTTTCAAAGTTAAAACTGAGCATTGAGTTATGGGGGAGGAAGTCAAACGGTGATGGTATTGTTTCATGGGTGCTGCAGAAATGTGTTCAACTGGATGAGCTCTTTTCAAGACCCGCGCGTAGGAAAAATGTCATCCTGTTGGCGGGGTATGATGAGGACACAAATGCGATATTTCTGTCTTCGGATTCTCATGATTTCATCCTCCAGCTTGAATCGGTGCAGTTCAGATATATTGGAAGGAGAGAATGCACAAACTTCAGAATGTATTATCCGTATACAAATTTCTACATTGCAG CTGACGGAAAGAGAGAAGAGGGTGCTGCGACAGATACGATGGAACCTGTTGAGATTCCCCAAGG GGTTGATGCCAGGCCTGGGTGTTCTTTGACACCAACTGACCCTGTGTCCAAGGTGCTCAGTGATGACGACCTCCTAAtcgagatcctcctccgcctcaCTCCGAAGCCATCCTCCCTCCGCAACGCCTCCCTCATCTACAAGCAATGGCGCCGCATCCTCTTCGACCCCCAATTCCTCGGGCGCTTCCGCAAACACCATTGGAAGCTCCTCGGCTTCTTCTACCAACAATTTAATGAAGCCCCCATCTTCACTCCAATTTCGGACCAGTTGGGCCTCATCGCCGTAGCGTTGCCGGAGAACCTGTCTGGTCCTTATTCTCTAGGTGGCGTCTTCCTTGGCTGCCGCGATGGCATCACCCTCGTTCTCGACCGCGCGCGCCATAAGGCCATCATTTGTGAACCCACCACCGGGGGCAAAAACCATGTGACTTTTCCAACAGCAGTCAGTCATGGCTTCGATACCTCTGTTGTGAGCGCAGCGGTTATGTGTTCTGCCCGCGACGTTCATCAGCACTTGCACAACGAGAACTGCTTGAACACATTCAAACTGGTACTGGTGTGCCAGGAAGATTTCGCTAACCAAACAAAGGTATCTGTTTGCCTCTACGACTCCAAGTCTAATACATGGGGCGATATTATATCCATAATGGATACATGCAAGATTGCTAATGTGGCAAGGCCCAGTGTCATGGTTGGGAATGCACTTTACTGGTTGCTCTCTGGAGCCAACATCCTTGAGTTTGATTGTGGAAGGAAGACCCTTGTTGTGATTGAGAAGCCGACAACATATGCCCATGTTACTGGTTCTAGCGTCGACATGTCCTTCCAGATCTTATGA